A region of Streptomyces sp. TG1A-60 DNA encodes the following proteins:
- a CDS encoding trypsin-like peptidase domain-containing protein, which yields MTESFRRSGEHENPYQGDQQHASAPVNPEWPPPPAHDPAAAPAAPATEHATNASDASYASYPSYPSYEQPTAADSAAPPAPAALHTEPLSSAPKKRARGPIALLAAVAFVAAAIGGGTAYGIQELAGADTVASSSTSTSVVPTSGKGTVAGVATAVSPSIVEISASSNAGEATGSGVIITSDGEIITNNHVVSGASEIKVTTSDGKSYAAEVVGTDSKKDLALIKLRDASGLKAATLGDSDGVKVGDEVVAIGSPEGLTGTVTSGIVSALARDVTVSTEESQNQRQQQGGGQWPFEFGGQEFNGDTGSSTTTYKAIQTDASLNPGNSGGALINMNGNIIGINSAMYSASTSGDSGSAGLGFAIPVNTVKADLSTLRAGGSD from the coding sequence ATGACCGAGAGCTTCCGCCGCAGCGGCGAACACGAGAACCCCTACCAGGGTGACCAGCAGCACGCCTCCGCCCCGGTGAACCCGGAGTGGCCGCCCCCGCCGGCACACGACCCGGCGGCGGCCCCGGCAGCCCCTGCCACCGAGCACGCCACGAACGCCTCCGACGCTTCGTACGCCTCGTACCCCTCGTACCCCTCGTACGAGCAGCCCACCGCGGCGGACTCGGCGGCTCCTCCCGCTCCCGCCGCGCTCCACACCGAGCCGCTCTCCTCCGCGCCGAAGAAGCGCGCCCGTGGTCCGATAGCGCTGCTGGCGGCCGTGGCCTTCGTCGCGGCGGCGATCGGCGGCGGTACGGCGTACGGCATCCAGGAGCTGGCCGGAGCGGACACGGTGGCCTCCAGCTCCACCAGCACGAGCGTGGTGCCGACCAGCGGAAAGGGCACGGTGGCCGGGGTCGCCACGGCGGTCAGTCCGAGCATCGTGGAGATCAGCGCCAGTTCCAACGCGGGCGAGGCCACCGGTTCCGGCGTGATCATCACCAGCGACGGCGAGATCATCACCAACAACCACGTGGTCTCCGGCGCCTCCGAGATCAAGGTCACGACGAGCGACGGCAAGTCCTACGCGGCCGAGGTCGTCGGCACCGACAGCAAGAAGGACCTCGCCCTCATCAAGCTGCGGGACGCCTCCGGGCTGAAGGCCGCCACCCTCGGCGACTCCGACGGCGTCAAGGTCGGCGACGAGGTCGTGGCGATCGGCTCCCCCGAGGGCCTGACCGGCACGGTCACCAGCGGCATCGTCTCCGCGCTCGCCCGTGATGTCACCGTCTCCACGGAGGAGAGCCAGAACCAGCGGCAACAGCAGGGCGGCGGCCAGTGGCCGTTCGAGTTCGGCGGCCAGGAGTTCAACGGCGACACCGGTTCCTCCACGACCACGTACAAGGCGATCCAGACCGACGCCTCCCTCAACCCCGGCAACTCCGGCGGCGCCCTCATCAACATGAACGGCAACATCATCGGCATCAACTCGGCGATGTACTCCGCCTCCACCTCGGGCGACTCCGGCAGCGCCGGCCTCGGCTTCGCGATCCCGGTGAACACCGTCAAGGCCGACCTGAGCACGCTGCGGGCGGGCGGCTCGGACTGA
- a CDS encoding LacI family DNA-binding transcriptional regulator, which produces MAKVTRDDVARVAGTSTAVVSYVINNGPRPVAPATRERVLAAIKELGYRPDRVAQAMASRRTDLIGMIVPDARQPFFGEMTHAVEQAAAERGKMVLVGNTDYVAEREVHYLRAFLGMRVSGLILVSHALNDNAAAEIEAWDARVVLLHERPEAIDDVAVVTDDVGGARLAVEHLLSHGYAYVACMGGIAETPLVGDPVSDHVEGWRRAMAGAKIPTEGRLFHALYNRYDAYQVALELLSGPHRPPAIFCSTDDQAIGVLRAARELRIEVPTELAVAGFDDVKEAALTDPPLTTIATDRTAMARAAVDLVLDDGLRVAGARRERVKLFPSKLVARRSCGCA; this is translated from the coding sequence GTGGCCAAGGTGACTCGGGATGACGTGGCAAGAGTGGCGGGTACATCCACCGCCGTCGTGAGTTACGTCATCAACAACGGACCCCGGCCGGTCGCCCCGGCCACGCGCGAGCGTGTCCTCGCCGCCATCAAGGAGCTGGGGTACCGGCCCGACCGGGTCGCCCAGGCCATGGCGTCGCGGCGCACCGACCTCATAGGAATGATCGTCCCGGACGCGCGCCAGCCCTTCTTCGGCGAGATGACCCACGCGGTCGAACAGGCCGCCGCCGAGCGCGGAAAGATGGTGCTCGTCGGCAACACCGACTACGTGGCCGAGCGCGAGGTCCACTATCTGCGGGCGTTCCTCGGCATGCGCGTCTCCGGGCTGATCCTCGTCAGCCACGCCCTCAACGACAACGCCGCCGCCGAGATCGAGGCGTGGGACGCGCGCGTCGTACTGCTGCACGAGCGGCCCGAGGCGATCGACGACGTGGCCGTGGTGACCGACGACGTCGGCGGTGCCCGCCTCGCCGTGGAGCATCTCCTCTCGCACGGCTACGCGTACGTGGCCTGTATGGGCGGCATCGCCGAGACCCCGCTCGTCGGCGACCCCGTCTCCGACCACGTCGAGGGCTGGCGCCGCGCGATGGCCGGGGCCAAGATCCCCACCGAGGGCCGCCTCTTCCACGCGCTCTACAACCGGTACGACGCCTACCAGGTGGCCCTGGAGCTGCTCTCCGGGCCACATCGCCCGCCGGCCATCTTCTGCTCCACCGACGACCAGGCCATCGGCGTGCTGCGGGCCGCGCGCGAGCTGCGCATCGAGGTGCCCACGGAGCTGGCCGTCGCCGGCTTCGACGACGTCAAGGAGGCGGCGCTCACCGATCCGCCGCTGACGACGATCGCGACGGACCGTACGGCGATGGCACGGGCCGCGGTCGACCTGGTCCTCGATGACGGTCTCCGGGTCGCCGGGGCGCGGCGTGAGCGGGTGAAGCTGTTCCCGTCGAAGCTCGTCGCACGGAGATCGTGCGGGTGCGCGTAG
- a CDS encoding response regulator transcription factor yields the protein MSSLLLLTNALQPSTEVLPALGLLLHNVRVAPAEGPALVDTPGADVILIDGRRDLPQVRSLCQLLRSTGPGCPLILVVTEGGLAAVTADWGIDDVLLDTAGPAEVEARLRLAMGRQQIVNDDSPMEIRNGDLSVDEATYSAKLKGRVLDLTFKEFELLKYLAQHPGRVFTRAQLLQEVWGYDYFGGTRTVDVHVRRLRAKLGPEHESLIGTVRNVGYRFVTPEKGERTADEAKAKAGQPKPEDAGGTAAALDTADIAAEA from the coding sequence ATGAGTTCTCTGCTGCTCCTGACCAATGCCCTCCAGCCGTCGACGGAGGTGCTTCCGGCCCTCGGCCTGCTGCTGCACAACGTGCGGGTGGCCCCGGCGGAAGGCCCCGCGCTCGTCGACACCCCCGGCGCCGACGTCATCCTGATCGACGGACGCCGTGACCTCCCGCAGGTCCGCAGCCTGTGCCAGCTGCTCCGCTCCACCGGCCCCGGCTGCCCCCTCATCCTCGTCGTGACCGAGGGCGGTCTCGCCGCCGTCACCGCGGACTGGGGCATCGACGACGTGCTCCTCGACACCGCCGGTCCCGCCGAGGTCGAGGCGCGGCTGCGGCTGGCCATGGGCAGGCAGCAGATCGTCAACGACGACTCCCCCATGGAGATCCGCAACGGCGACCTCTCCGTCGACGAGGCCACGTACAGCGCCAAGCTCAAGGGGCGCGTCCTCGACCTCACCTTCAAGGAGTTCGAACTCCTCAAGTACCTGGCCCAGCACCCGGGCCGCGTCTTCACCCGCGCCCAGCTGCTGCAGGAGGTCTGGGGCTACGACTACTTCGGCGGTACGCGGACGGTCGACGTCCACGTACGACGGCTGCGCGCCAAGCTCGGCCCCGAGCACGAGTCGCTGATCGGGACCGTCCGGAACGTCGGTTATCGGTTCGTCACGCCCGAGAAGGGCGAGCGTACGGCCGACGAGGCGAAGGCCAAGGCCGGGCAGCCGAAGCCGGAGGACGCGGGCGGGACGGCGGCGGCCCTGGACACCGCCGACATCGCGGCCGAGGCGTAG
- a CDS encoding MoaD/ThiS family protein — MPKGTVRYWAAAKAAAGVAEEPYDAVTLADALNAARERHPGELARVLLRCSFLVDGDPVGTREHETVRLAEGGTVEVLPPFAGG; from the coding sequence ATGCCAAAGGGCACCGTCCGCTACTGGGCCGCAGCCAAGGCCGCCGCCGGCGTCGCCGAGGAGCCCTACGACGCGGTCACCCTCGCGGACGCCCTGAACGCGGCCCGCGAGCGACACCCCGGCGAACTCGCGCGCGTACTGCTGCGATGCTCGTTCCTCGTCGACGGTGACCCGGTGGGCACCCGTGAACATGAGACGGTACGTCTGGCCGAGGGCGGCACGGTCGAGGTGCTCCCGCCGTTCGCAGGAGGGTGA
- a CDS encoding DUF2993 domain-containing protein yields the protein MRALRILVIVAVILGGLFVVADRLAVGFAEDEVAQRLKTSEGLTSTPDVSIKGFPFLTQVAGGELDDVEVGIDDYEASTGQAGESIRIADLRASMRGVAFSGDYSSATATSATGTATIGYDELLKAAKSETTDVGLGFTARVVGLSDGGNGKIKVAVEIDPPALSPQTVSVLSTVSVKGDTVEVEADSLPPLGGADVAENVVRSITDFQQAIDDLPGGIKLDKVEAAPDGVEITVKGSNVKLAG from the coding sequence ATGCGCGCACTGCGAATACTTGTCATCGTCGCCGTGATCCTGGGCGGCCTCTTCGTGGTCGCCGACCGCTTGGCCGTCGGCTTCGCCGAGGACGAGGTGGCGCAGCGGCTGAAGACCAGCGAGGGCCTGACCAGCACCCCCGACGTGTCCATCAAGGGCTTCCCGTTCCTCACCCAGGTCGCGGGCGGCGAACTGGACGACGTCGAGGTCGGCATCGACGACTACGAGGCGAGCACCGGCCAAGCGGGTGAGAGCATCCGCATCGCCGACCTGAGGGCGAGCATGCGCGGCGTCGCCTTCTCCGGCGACTACAGCTCCGCCACGGCCACCAGCGCCACCGGCACCGCCACCATCGGGTACGACGAACTCCTGAAGGCCGCCAAGTCGGAGACGACCGATGTCGGCCTCGGCTTCACCGCCCGTGTCGTCGGCCTCTCCGACGGCGGTAACGGCAAGATCAAGGTCGCCGTCGAGATCGACCCCCCGGCCCTCAGCCCCCAGACCGTCTCCGTCCTCAGCACGGTCAGCGTGAAGGGCGACACGGTGGAGGTGGAGGCCGACTCCCTGCCCCCCCTGGGCGGCGCCGACGTCGCCGAGAACGTCGTCCGCTCGATCACCGACTTCCAGCAGGCCATCGACGACCTTCCCGGCGGCATCAAGCTCGACAAGGTCGAGGCGGCGCCGGACGGTGTGGAGATCACGGTGAAGGGTTCGAACGTCAAGCTGGCCGGGTAG
- a CDS encoding sulfurtransferase, whose translation MSRSDVLVDADWVEANLDDPNIAIVEVDEDTTAYEKNHIKNAIRIDWTKDLQDPVRRDFVDQAGFEKLLSEKGIANDTLVVLYGGNNNWFASYAYWYFKLYGHENVKLLDGGRKKWELDARELVDEVPVRPATEYKAKPQNTAIRAFRDDVVAAIGSQNLVDVRSPDEFSGKLLAPAHLPQEQSQRPGHVPSARNIPWSKNANDDGTFKSDDELKELYAEERVDLAKDTIAYCRIGERSALTWFVLHELLGVENVKNYDGSWTEYGSLVGVPIELGANK comes from the coding sequence ATGAGCCGCAGCGACGTCCTTGTCGACGCCGACTGGGTCGAGGCCAACCTCGACGACCCGAACATCGCCATCGTCGAGGTCGACGAGGACACGACCGCGTACGAGAAGAACCACATCAAGAACGCCATCCGGATCGACTGGACGAAGGACCTCCAGGACCCGGTACGCCGTGACTTCGTCGACCAGGCCGGCTTCGAGAAGCTCCTGTCGGAGAAGGGCATCGCCAACGACACCCTCGTGGTGCTCTACGGCGGCAACAACAACTGGTTCGCCTCGTACGCCTACTGGTACTTCAAGCTGTACGGCCACGAGAACGTCAAGCTTCTCGACGGCGGCCGGAAGAAGTGGGAGCTGGACGCCCGCGAGCTGGTCGACGAGGTGCCGGTGCGCCCGGCGACCGAGTACAAGGCCAAGCCGCAGAACACCGCGATCCGTGCCTTCCGCGACGACGTGGTCGCCGCGATCGGCTCGCAGAACCTGGTCGACGTGCGCTCGCCCGACGAGTTCTCCGGCAAGCTGCTCGCCCCGGCCCACCTGCCGCAGGAGCAGTCGCAGCGTCCGGGGCACGTCCCGTCCGCCCGCAACATCCCGTGGTCGAAGAACGCCAACGACGACGGCACCTTCAAGTCGGACGACGAGCTCAAGGAGCTCTACGCCGAGGAGCGGGTGGACCTGGCCAAGGACACCATCGCCTACTGCCGCATCGGTGAGCGCTCCGCGCTGACCTGGTTCGTGCTGCACGAGCTGCTCGGTGTGGAGAACGTCAAGAACTACGACGGCTCCTGGACCGAGTACGGCTCCCTGGTCGGCGTCCCGATCGAGCTCGGCGCCAACAAGTAA
- a CDS encoding DUF1416 domain-containing protein, with protein MCGAKAGGPDASTIKPGETTIQGQVTRDGEPVTGYVRLLDSTGEFTAEVPTSATGQFRFYAAEGTWTVRALVPGGTADRTVVAEKGGLAEVAIAV; from the coding sequence ATGTGTGGAGCGAAGGCCGGCGGCCCGGACGCCTCGACGATCAAGCCCGGTGAGACCACGATCCAGGGTCAGGTGACCCGTGACGGCGAGCCGGTGACGGGCTACGTGCGTCTGCTGGACTCGACCGGCGAGTTCACGGCGGAGGTCCCGACCTCCGCGACGGGCCAGTTCCGCTTCTACGCGGCCGAGGGCACCTGGACCGTACGCGCTCTCGTCCCCGGCGGCACCGCCGACCGTACCGTCGTCGCCGAGAAGGGCGGCCTCGCGGAGGTCGCGATCGCCGTCTGA
- a CDS encoding DUF3099 domain-containing protein — translation MYARRRHVYFAMMGTCLTLFVLAWAVVRLWSVPVAVGMCVIAMLIPPFAAVVANRRGPDDRWWDDPSGDPQSDEWWDELDGKKRPRPR, via the coding sequence ATGTACGCCCGCCGGCGCCACGTCTACTTCGCCATGATGGGCACGTGCCTCACGCTGTTCGTCCTGGCCTGGGCCGTCGTACGCCTCTGGTCGGTCCCGGTCGCGGTCGGCATGTGCGTGATCGCCATGCTCATCCCGCCCTTCGCCGCCGTCGTCGCCAACCGCCGGGGACCCGACGACCGCTGGTGGGACGACCCGTCCGGCGACCCCCAGTCCGACGAGTGGTGGGACGAACTGGACGGCAAGAAGCGGCCGAGGCCCCGGTAG
- a CDS encoding DsrE family protein, translating to MAKKLVIKVTAGADAPERCSQAFTVAAVAVASGVEVSLWLTGESAWFALPGRAAEFELPHAAPLPDLLDSVLAAGRLTLCTQCAARRDITEKDVIEGVRIAGAQVFVQEAMADDTRALVY from the coding sequence ATGGCGAAGAAGCTCGTGATCAAGGTGACGGCCGGGGCGGACGCCCCCGAACGCTGCTCCCAGGCCTTCACCGTGGCGGCGGTGGCCGTGGCCAGCGGGGTGGAGGTGTCCCTGTGGCTGACCGGTGAGTCCGCCTGGTTCGCCCTACCGGGCCGCGCCGCCGAGTTCGAACTGCCCCACGCCGCCCCCCTCCCCGACCTGCTCGACTCGGTCCTGGCCGCGGGCCGCCTCACCCTGTGCACCCAGTGCGCCGCCCGCCGGGACATCACGGAGAAGGACGTCATCGAGGGCGTCCGCATCGCGGGGGCGCAGGTGTTCGTGCAGGAGGCGATGGCGGACGACACCCGGGCACTCGTGTACTGA
- a CDS encoding DUF397 domain-containing protein yields MRVPGRSYSNSERGACVEVSDDLLSTAAWRKSSHGDTCHAACVEVAHNLTPVVPVRDSKAPSRGAPVFEAAVWSRFVDGVRRGGLRGRPRAAHLVPRTGSGPRKLGPGPVCVPHVSRSIEEHPVIIFFEALLVLVCVGVLAFTGLAVKKLYQGQR; encoded by the coding sequence GTGCGTGTGCCGGGTCGCAGCTACAGCAACTCGGAACGCGGCGCCTGTGTCGAAGTCTCCGACGACCTTCTCTCCACCGCCGCCTGGCGCAAGAGCAGCCACGGCGACACCTGCCACGCCGCCTGCGTCGAGGTCGCCCACAACCTCACCCCTGTCGTCCCCGTCCGTGACAGCAAGGCCCCCTCTCGCGGGGCCCCCGTCTTCGAGGCGGCCGTCTGGTCCCGCTTCGTGGACGGAGTCAGGCGCGGCGGACTGCGGGGCCGACCCCGTGCGGCGCACCTCGTACCGAGGACCGGATCCGGGCCGCGTAAGCTGGGGCCCGGCCCTGTGTGCGTACCGCACGTGTCCCGCTCAATCGAGGAGCACCCCGTGATCATCTTCTTCGAAGCACTGCTCGTCCTGGTCTGCGTCGGCGTTCTCGCCTTCACCGGCCTGGCCGTGAAGAAGCTGTACCAGGGCCAGCGCTGA
- a CDS encoding FABP family protein yields the protein MIEIPSDLHKDLVPLAFLLGSWAGAGVHDFPGAEKCNFGQEVTFTHDGRDFLEYHSRTWVLDQDGNKVRPLETESGFWRVDAGRKVEVVMTRDDGVVEVWYGELAKQKPQIDLVTDAVARTAASGPYTGGKRLYGYVNSDLMWVGEKATPEVELRPYMSAHLKKVVTPEDVERWAKALPDDMPDDGIAFFK from the coding sequence ATGATCGAGATCCCGTCCGACCTGCACAAGGACCTTGTGCCCCTCGCCTTCCTGCTCGGCAGCTGGGCCGGCGCGGGCGTCCACGACTTCCCCGGTGCCGAGAAGTGCAACTTCGGCCAGGAGGTCACCTTCACCCACGACGGCCGGGACTTCCTGGAGTACCACTCCCGCACCTGGGTGCTCGACCAGGACGGCAACAAGGTCCGCCCGCTGGAGACCGAGTCCGGTTTCTGGCGCGTGGACGCCGGCCGCAAGGTCGAGGTCGTCATGACCCGCGACGACGGCGTCGTCGAGGTCTGGTACGGCGAGCTGGCCAAGCAGAAGCCGCAGATCGACCTGGTCACGGACGCGGTCGCGCGGACGGCGGCCTCCGGTCCCTACACCGGCGGCAAGCGGCTGTACGGCTATGTGAACAGCGACCTGATGTGGGTCGGCGAGAAGGCCACCCCCGAGGTCGAACTGCGCCCCTACATGTCCGCGCACCTGAAGAAGGTCGTCACCCCCGAGGACGTCGAGCGCTGGGCCAAGGCCCTCCCGGACGACATGCCGGACGACGGTATCGCCTTCTTCAAGTAG
- a CDS encoding transcriptional repressor: protein MVSTDWKSDLRQRGYRLTPQRQLVLEAVDALEHATPDDILAEVRKTASGVNISTVYRTLELLEELGLVSHAHLGHGAPTYHLADRHHHMHLVCRDCTNVIEADVSVAAEFTAKLRETFGFDTDMKHFAIFGRCEDCSLKSSTTES, encoded by the coding sequence GTGGTGAGCACCGACTGGAAGAGCGACCTCAGGCAGCGCGGCTACCGGCTGACGCCGCAGCGGCAACTCGTGCTCGAAGCCGTGGACGCCCTGGAGCACGCGACCCCCGACGACATCCTCGCGGAAGTGCGGAAGACGGCGTCGGGGGTCAACATTTCCACGGTCTACCGGACCCTGGAACTCCTGGAGGAGCTGGGGCTGGTCAGCCATGCCCATCTGGGGCACGGGGCACCGACGTACCACCTGGCCGACCGGCACCATCACATGCATCTTGTCTGCCGGGACTGCACGAACGTCATCGAGGCGGACGTGTCGGTGGCGGCGGAGTTCACGGCCAAGCTGCGCGAGACGTTCGGCTTCGACACCGACATGAAGCACTTCGCGATCTTCGGCCGCTGCGAGGACTGCTCCCTCAAGAGTTCAACCACCGAGTCGTAG
- a CDS encoding folate-binding protein — protein sequence MKSPLLSLPGAVPAEGVDEGVAAHYGDLFREQRALADGTGFVDLSHRGVVTVSGQDRLSWLHLLLTQHVSELPTGQATEALILSANGHIEHALYLVDDGTTVWAHVEPGTQEALLAYLESMKFFYRVDVADSTGDFAVVHLPAGSIAEVPQGAVVRETAYGRDLFLPRADLESYAEKAGPAAGLLAYEALRVEHHRPRLGFESDHRTIPHELGWIGSAVHLQKGCYRGQETVARVQNLGKPPRRLVFLHLDGSEVHLPPRGAEIRLAEDGPDGRKIGFITTSVRHHELGPVALALVKRNVPVDARLLADTTAAAQEVVVEP from the coding sequence ATGAAGAGTCCTCTGCTGTCCCTGCCCGGCGCCGTTCCCGCCGAGGGCGTGGACGAAGGTGTCGCCGCCCACTACGGCGACCTGTTCCGCGAACAGCGCGCCCTCGCCGACGGCACCGGATTCGTCGACCTCTCCCACCGGGGCGTCGTCACCGTCTCCGGCCAGGACCGGCTCAGCTGGCTGCACCTGCTGCTCACCCAGCACGTCAGCGAACTCCCCACCGGCCAGGCCACCGAGGCGCTGATCCTCTCCGCCAACGGTCACATCGAGCACGCGCTGTACCTGGTCGACGACGGCACGACGGTCTGGGCCCACGTCGAGCCCGGCACCCAGGAGGCGCTGCTCGCGTACCTGGAGTCGATGAAGTTCTTCTACCGCGTCGACGTGGCCGACAGCACGGGCGACTTCGCGGTCGTCCACCTGCCCGCCGGTTCGATCGCCGAGGTCCCTCAGGGCGCGGTCGTCCGCGAGACGGCGTACGGCCGTGATCTGTTCCTCCCGCGCGCGGACCTGGAGTCGTACGCCGAGAAGGCGGGACCCGCGGCCGGCCTCCTCGCCTACGAGGCGCTGCGCGTCGAGCACCACCGCCCCCGCCTCGGCTTCGAGAGCGATCACCGCACCATCCCGCACGAGCTGGGCTGGATCGGTTCGGCCGTGCATCTGCAGAAGGGCTGCTACCGGGGCCAGGAGACCGTCGCCCGCGTCCAGAACCTCGGCAAGCCCCCGCGCCGCCTCGTCTTCCTCCACCTCGACGGCAGTGAGGTCCACCTCCCGCCGCGCGGCGCGGAGATCCGCTTGGCGGAGGACGGCCCCGACGGCCGCAAGATCGGCTTCATCACGACCTCGGTACGCCACCACGAACTGGGCCCGGTGGCCCTGGCCCTGGTCAAGCGGAACGTGCCGGTGGACGCGAGGCTGCTCGCCGACACGACGGCGGCGGCCCAGGAGGTCGTGGTCGAGCCGTAG
- the dtd gene encoding D-aminoacyl-tRNA deacylase, protein MRAVVQRVDGASVVVDGETVGAIEGEGLCVLVGVTHDDTKEKAAQLARKLWSVRMLHDEKSCGDIDAPLLVISQFTLYGDARKGRRPTWNAAAPGDVAGPLVEEVVAQLRALGATVATGRFGAKMRVSLTNDGPFTVLLEM, encoded by the coding sequence ATGCGTGCGGTGGTGCAGAGGGTCGACGGCGCGAGCGTCGTCGTGGACGGTGAGACGGTCGGGGCGATCGAGGGCGAGGGGTTGTGCGTCCTCGTCGGGGTGACGCACGACGACACCAAGGAGAAGGCGGCGCAGCTGGCGCGCAAACTGTGGTCCGTGCGGATGCTCCACGACGAGAAGTCGTGCGGCGACATCGACGCGCCGCTGCTGGTCATCAGCCAGTTCACGCTGTACGGGGACGCGCGCAAGGGGCGTCGGCCGACCTGGAACGCGGCGGCGCCCGGCGATGTCGCCGGGCCGCTGGTGGAGGAGGTCGTCGCGCAGCTGCGGGCGTTGGGGGCGACGGTCGCGACCGGGCGGTTCGGCGCGAAGATGCGGGTGTCGCTGACGAACGACGGACCGTTCACCGTGCTGCTGGAGATGTGA
- a CDS encoding AmfC protein, translating to MSTSSTGQPPGTATFDRTSPGPGPGVRRPPVQRTDSGPLPPPAPAEHDLSRMRLPELRTLRRDAQRDEADLSYLRRMLQGRIDILRHELARRSGAADPAAPEAPSALVDRLSVILTDAPARHRSSARHVTVGTPHGEEYRRLAAEMLDEVGLSDLEARTDDELGAGLARLVHHERQISGRRQRLQRTADGCSAEIARRYREGEARIDDLLT from the coding sequence ATGAGCACATCGAGTACCGGGCAGCCCCCGGGGACTGCGACGTTTGACCGTACGAGTCCGGGGCCCGGCCCCGGCGTCCGCCGGCCACCGGTCCAGCGCACGGACAGCGGCCCGCTGCCGCCGCCGGCCCCGGCCGAGCACGACCTGTCCCGGATGCGGCTGCCCGAACTGCGCACACTGCGCCGGGACGCCCAGCGGGACGAGGCCGACCTGAGCTATCTGCGGCGGATGCTGCAGGGCCGTATCGACATCCTGCGGCACGAGTTGGCGCGCCGCAGCGGCGCGGCAGACCCCGCGGCCCCGGAAGCGCCCTCGGCACTCGTCGACCGGCTCTCGGTGATCCTCACGGACGCCCCGGCCCGGCACCGTTCCTCGGCCCGCCACGTCACCGTGGGCACGCCGCACGGCGAGGAGTACCGCCGGCTCGCCGCCGAGATGCTCGACGAGGTCGGACTCTCCGACCTCGAAGCGCGCACCGACGACGAACTCGGCGCGGGCCTCGCCCGTCTCGTCCACCACGAACGACAGATCTCCGGCCGCCGCCAGCGTCTCCAGCGCACCGCCGACGGCTGCAGCGCCGAGATCGCCCGCCGCTACCGCGAGGGCGAAGCCCGGATCGACGACCTGCTCACCTGA